In Neoarius graeffei isolate fNeoGra1 chromosome 17, fNeoGra1.pri, whole genome shotgun sequence, a single window of DNA contains:
- the zgc:171927 gene encoding ras-related protein Rab-1A isoform X2: protein MRTLDLLHCGDYLFKLLLIGDSGVGKSCLLLRFADDTYTESYISTIGVDFKIRTIEMDSKIVKLQIWDTAGQERFRTITSSYYRGAHGIIIVYDVTDQESFNNIKQWLEEIDRYACENVSKLLVGNKSDLTSKKVVDFTTAKELAETLKIPFLETSAKNASNVEKAFLTMASEIQKRVVEDNVQNETVKVGKINSAPLWHGAQKATAEEVNTCC, encoded by the exons ATGAGGACTCTGGATCTGCTTCATTGTGG TGACTACCTATTCAAGCTGCTGCTGATTGGAGACTCTGGTGTGGGGAAGTCATGTCTGCTGTTACGTTTTGCT gaTGACACCTATACTGAAAGCTACATCAGCACGATAGGGGTTGACTTCAAAATCAGGACTATTGAAATGGACAGCAAGATAGTGAAGCTGCAAATT TGGGATACAGCTGGTCAGGAGAGATTTCGCACTATTACTTCCAGCTATTACAGAGGTGCCCATGGGATTATCATTGTATATGATGTTACTGACCAG GAGTCCTTCAACAACATAAAGCAGTGGCTGGAGGAGATTGATCGCTATGCATGTGAAAATGTCTCAAAGTTGCTTGTGGGGAACAAAAGTGATTTAACTTCAAAAAAAGTGGTGGACTTCACTACAGCAAAG GAACTTGCTGAGACACTTAAAATCCCATTCCTTGAGACAAGTGCAAAGAATGCAAGCAATGTGGAGAAGGCATTTTTAACGATGGCCTCTGAAATCCAGAAGCGAGTCGTGGAAGACAATGTTCAGAACGAGACAGTCAAAgtgggaaaaatcaatagtgcTCCTCTGTGGCATGGAGCTCAGAAAGCAACTGCTGAGGAGGTCAACACCTGCTGTTAG
- the LOC132864669 gene encoding gap junction delta-2 protein, producing the protein MGDWSILGRFLVEVQNHSTVIGKIWLTVLLIFRILLVTLVGDTVYGDEQSKFICNTLQPGCNNVCYDTFAPVSHLRFWVFQIVLVSTPSIFYIIYALHKITKDEKVRTERAQALLHRPHVRQSGGGSDIYLGGKLSNGLQAEESPSEESSLEQSLLQDDYREVDKDPTEHSGQILLIYIIHVFLRAILEIMFLVGQYYMFGFKVPFLFRCKAYPCPTQTDCFVSRATEKTIFLNFMFGTSLGCFFLNIAELHYLGWVYILRMLYTACFQCCEPKGKPYVSHSPLQLRLQHSMRSRLVLQSSSTTLSHKTAASALLSHGPSISFETDSTLEYTSKTNPDEKKRTGIKLTNMAKLSSKKSWL; encoded by the coding sequence ATGGGAGACTGGTCAATTCTGGGACGCTTCCTAGTGGAGGTTCAGAACCACTCCACAGTGATCGGGAAGATCTGGCTAACAGTGTTGTTAATCTTCCGAATCTTGCTGGTGACTCTAGTAGGAGATACAGTGTACGGTGACGAGCAGTCCAAGTTCATCTGCAACACACTCCAGCCGGGCTGCAACAATGTCTGCTACGACACATTTGCGCCAGTCTCACACCTGCGCTTCTGGGTCTTCCAGATTGTCCTGGTCTCTACACCATCCATCTTCTATATCATCTATGCTCTCCACAAAATCACCAAAGATGAGAAGGTTCGGACAGAGCGAGCTCAGGCTCTGCTCCACCGTCCACATGTTAGACAGTCGGGTGGAGGAAGTGACATTTACTTGGGAGGTAAGCTATCAAATGGGCTACAAGCTGAGGAAAGTCCCAGTGAGGAGTCGTCTCTGGAGCAAAGCCTCCTCCAAGATGACTACCGAGAGGTTGACAAGGACCCGACTGAACATTCAGGCCAAATTTTGTTGATCTACATCATTCATGTGTTTCTTCGAGCCATTCTAGAGATAATGTTCCTGGTGGGCCAATACTACATGTTTGGATTTAAGGTGCCATTTCTGTTTCGCTGCAAAGCCTACCCATGCCCGACTCAAACCGACTGCTTTGTGTCACGTGCTACTGAGAAGACTATATTCCTAAACTTCATGTTTGGCACAAGtttgggttgcttttttctcaacATTGCTGAGCTTCACTATCTCGGCTGGGTCTATATCTTGCGCATGCTATATACAGCATGTTTCCAGTGCTGTGAACCTAAAGGGAAACCATATGTTTCTCACAGTCCGTTGCAGCTTAGACTCCAGCATTCAATGCGAAGTAGGCTGGTCCTACAGTCCTCTTCAACCACTCTGTCCCATAAGACAGCAGCCAGTGCCTTGCTCTCACATGGACCATCCATTTCTTTTGAGACAGACTCAACACTAGAGTACACCTCGAAGACAAACCCAGATGAAAAAAAGCGCACAGGAATAAAATTAACCAACATGGCTAAGTTGAGCAGCAAGAAGTCTTGGTTATGA
- the vezf1b gene encoding vascular endothelial zinc finger 1b isoform X2, protein MEPSWSSFLFQTNDTLHHQHQVGQNSLLPLLNAGAEPQDQKPVLPIPLEQKPPVSAAELLKDNMAGGTGGGGGGGGGGPVVVKKEPKSKTPFICGYCGKSFRDSYHLRRHESCHTGIKMVSRPKKTPAAPTMVPMISTVQQRDSNGNPTYVSAAGILTTGTNSATVAVGTMATLPQQQPSVPKKPPKPVKKNHGCEMCGKAFRDVYHLNRHKLSHSDEKPFECPICHQRFKRKDRMTYHVRSHDGGVHKPYICSVCGKGFSRPDHLSCHVKHVHSTERPFKCQVTACTSAFATKDRLRSHMIRHEGKVTCNICGKMLSAAYITSHLKTHSQAGFTSPCNKDTNNACNSASATPVTASATAASTASMNRGTVSNPVTISSNTVNITAPVSLQHPVTITAPVNIASVNIPATATGMNIAHPVAISTPMPMNITGPLNIAMRPMESMPFLSQVLPSSPPW, encoded by the exons ATGGAGCCGAGCTGGAGCTCATTTTTATTTCAG ACAAATGACACTCTCCACCACCAGCACCAGGTTGGCCAGAACAGTCTGCTGCCTCTGCTCAATGCTGGAGCAGAGCCCCAAGACCAAAAGCCTGTGCTCCCCATCCCACTGGAGCAGAAGCCTCCAGTCAGTGCAGCTGAGCTCCTCAAGGACAACATGGCCGGTGGGACAGGTGGAGGGGGTGGGGGAGGTGGGGGAGGTCCTGTGGTGGTTAAGAAGGAGCCCAAATCAAAAACACCCTTCATCTGCGGCTACTGTGGCAAGTCGTTCCGAGACAGCTACCATCTGCGGCGGCATGAGTCTTGCCACACGGGCATCAAGATGGTGTCCCGGCCCAAGAAGACACCAGCAGCGCCCACCATGGTGCCCATGATCTCCACTGTGCAGCAGCGGGATAGCAACGGCAACCCCACCTATGTCTCTGCTGCAGGTATCCTGACAACAGGTACCAATTCGGCCACAGTGGCAGTGGGCACAATGGCCACTCTACCCCAGCAGCAGCCCAGTGTACCCAAAAAGCCCCCAAAGCCAGTGAAGAAGAACCATGGCTGCGAGATGTGTGGTAAAGCTTTCCGTGATGTCTACCACCTGAACCGGCACAAGCTGTCACACTCGGACGAGAAGCCTTTTGAGTGTCCCATCTGCCACCAGCGCTTCAAGAGGAAGGACCGCATGACCTACCATGTGCGTTCACATGACGGTGGTGTGCACAAGCCCTACATCTGCTCTGTCTGTGGCAAAGGCTTCTCCAG GCCAGATCATCTCAGCTGTCACGTTAAACACGTCCACTCTACAGAGCGGCCTTTTAAATGCCAAGTAACG gcctgcacATCTGCTTTTGCCACCAAAGACCGCTTGCGTTCACACATGATCCGGCACGAGGGTAAAGTCACCTGCAACATATGTGGCAAAATGCTGAGCGCAGCTTACATCACCAGCCACCTGAAGACACACAGTCAGGCCGGCTTCACTTCGCCCTGTAACAAAG ACACTAACAACGCATGCAACTCTGCCTCAGCCACACCAGTCACTGCCTCGGCCACCGCCGCCAGCACTGCCAGCATGAACCGTGGAACCGTCAGCAACCCCGTCACTATCTCCTCCAACACAGTGAATATCACAGCACCGGTGAGTCTGCAGCACCCAGTGACCATCACTGCTCCAGTCAATATCGCTTCGGTGAACATCCCTGCCACAGCAACCGGCATGAACATCGCCCACCCGGTGGCCATCAGCACCCCCATGCCCATGAACATCACTGGCCCCCTCAACATCGCCATGAGGCCCATGGAGAGCATGCCGTTCCTCTCACAGGTTCTGCCTTCCTCGCCACCCTGGTAG
- the zgc:171927 gene encoding ras-related protein Rab-1A isoform X1 encodes MRGKITSCQRLVCICVVLSLSDYLFKLLLIGDSGVGKSCLLLRFADDTYTESYISTIGVDFKIRTIEMDSKIVKLQIWDTAGQERFRTITSSYYRGAHGIIIVYDVTDQESFNNIKQWLEEIDRYACENVSKLLVGNKSDLTSKKVVDFTTAKELAETLKIPFLETSAKNASNVEKAFLTMASEIQKRVVEDNVQNETVKVGKINSAPLWHGAQKATAEEVNTCC; translated from the exons ATGAGGGGGAAAATTACAAGCTGCCAAAGGCTTGTTTGCATTTGTGTTGTGCTTTCTCTTAGTGACTACCTATTCAAGCTGCTGCTGATTGGAGACTCTGGTGTGGGGAAGTCATGTCTGCTGTTACGTTTTGCT gaTGACACCTATACTGAAAGCTACATCAGCACGATAGGGGTTGACTTCAAAATCAGGACTATTGAAATGGACAGCAAGATAGTGAAGCTGCAAATT TGGGATACAGCTGGTCAGGAGAGATTTCGCACTATTACTTCCAGCTATTACAGAGGTGCCCATGGGATTATCATTGTATATGATGTTACTGACCAG GAGTCCTTCAACAACATAAAGCAGTGGCTGGAGGAGATTGATCGCTATGCATGTGAAAATGTCTCAAAGTTGCTTGTGGGGAACAAAAGTGATTTAACTTCAAAAAAAGTGGTGGACTTCACTACAGCAAAG GAACTTGCTGAGACACTTAAAATCCCATTCCTTGAGACAAGTGCAAAGAATGCAAGCAATGTGGAGAAGGCATTTTTAACGATGGCCTCTGAAATCCAGAAGCGAGTCGTGGAAGACAATGTTCAGAACGAGACAGTCAAAgtgggaaaaatcaatagtgcTCCTCTGTGGCATGGAGCTCAGAAAGCAACTGCTGAGGAGGTCAACACCTGCTGTTAG
- the vezf1b gene encoding vascular endothelial zinc finger 1b isoform X1, which produces MEPSWSSFLFQTNDTLHHQHQVGQNSLLPLLNAGAEPQDQKPVLPIPLEQKPPVSAAELLKDNMAGGTGGGGGGGGGGPVVVKKEPKSKTPFICGYCGKSFRDSYHLRRHESCHTGIKMVSRPKKTPAAPTMVPMISTVQQRDSNGNPTYVSAAGILTTGTNSATVAVGTMATLPQQQPSVPKKPPKPVKKNHGCEMCGKAFRDVYHLNRHKLSHSDEKPFECPICHQRFKRKDRMTYHVRSHDGGVHKPYICSVCGKGFSRPDHLSCHVKHVHSTERPFKCQVTACTSAFATKDRLRSHMIRHEGKVTCNICGKMLSAAYITSHLKTHSQAGFTSPCNKGTPALAPHSTSSSSTTSSWPPLASAAPNQDNTHSDTNNACNSASATPVTASATAASTASMNRGTVSNPVTISSNTVNITAPVSLQHPVTITAPVNIASVNIPATATGMNIAHPVAISTPMPMNITGPLNIAMRPMESMPFLSQVLPSSPPW; this is translated from the exons ATGGAGCCGAGCTGGAGCTCATTTTTATTTCAG ACAAATGACACTCTCCACCACCAGCACCAGGTTGGCCAGAACAGTCTGCTGCCTCTGCTCAATGCTGGAGCAGAGCCCCAAGACCAAAAGCCTGTGCTCCCCATCCCACTGGAGCAGAAGCCTCCAGTCAGTGCAGCTGAGCTCCTCAAGGACAACATGGCCGGTGGGACAGGTGGAGGGGGTGGGGGAGGTGGGGGAGGTCCTGTGGTGGTTAAGAAGGAGCCCAAATCAAAAACACCCTTCATCTGCGGCTACTGTGGCAAGTCGTTCCGAGACAGCTACCATCTGCGGCGGCATGAGTCTTGCCACACGGGCATCAAGATGGTGTCCCGGCCCAAGAAGACACCAGCAGCGCCCACCATGGTGCCCATGATCTCCACTGTGCAGCAGCGGGATAGCAACGGCAACCCCACCTATGTCTCTGCTGCAGGTATCCTGACAACAGGTACCAATTCGGCCACAGTGGCAGTGGGCACAATGGCCACTCTACCCCAGCAGCAGCCCAGTGTACCCAAAAAGCCCCCAAAGCCAGTGAAGAAGAACCATGGCTGCGAGATGTGTGGTAAAGCTTTCCGTGATGTCTACCACCTGAACCGGCACAAGCTGTCACACTCGGACGAGAAGCCTTTTGAGTGTCCCATCTGCCACCAGCGCTTCAAGAGGAAGGACCGCATGACCTACCATGTGCGTTCACATGACGGTGGTGTGCACAAGCCCTACATCTGCTCTGTCTGTGGCAAAGGCTTCTCCAG GCCAGATCATCTCAGCTGTCACGTTAAACACGTCCACTCTACAGAGCGGCCTTTTAAATGCCAAGTAACG gcctgcacATCTGCTTTTGCCACCAAAGACCGCTTGCGTTCACACATGATCCGGCACGAGGGTAAAGTCACCTGCAACATATGTGGCAAAATGCTGAGCGCAGCTTACATCACCAGCCACCTGAAGACACACAGTCAGGCCGGCTTCACTTCGCCCTGTAACAAAGGTACGCCAGCCCTCGCCCCTCactccacctcctcctcctctaccACTTCCTCCTGGCCTCCGCTCGCCTCGGCTGCGCCAAACCAGGACAACACACATTCAG ACACTAACAACGCATGCAACTCTGCCTCAGCCACACCAGTCACTGCCTCGGCCACCGCCGCCAGCACTGCCAGCATGAACCGTGGAACCGTCAGCAACCCCGTCACTATCTCCTCCAACACAGTGAATATCACAGCACCGGTGAGTCTGCAGCACCCAGTGACCATCACTGCTCCAGTCAATATCGCTTCGGTGAACATCCCTGCCACAGCAACCGGCATGAACATCGCCCACCCGGTGGCCATCAGCACCCCCATGCCCATGAACATCACTGGCCCCCTCAACATCGCCATGAGGCCCATGGAGAGCATGCCGTTCCTCTCACAGGTTCTGCCTTCCTCGCCACCCTGGTAG